A stretch of the Bacillota bacterium genome encodes the following:
- a CDS encoding ECF transporter S component, which produces MDTKGSTRGHLVIPGLLIVGTLAATAVRIPATSFRGYFHLGEAIIFTAALLFGPLTGAIAGSVGSALADLVLGVPVWAPFSFVIKGFEGFVVGFLSGQAEPRRDVAAMAAGGLVMIAGYAVAVAFIEGPRIVPREVAGDLGQVLVGGIIAFLVTNAVRRAYPEVAGYREGPGKRR; this is translated from the coding sequence ATGGACACAAAGGGATCGACCCGGGGCCACCTGGTGATCCCGGGCCTCCTCATCGTGGGCACCCTGGCGGCTACCGCCGTCCGGATACCGGCCACCAGCTTCCGGGGCTACTTCCACCTGGGAGAAGCCATCATATTCACGGCGGCCCTGCTGTTTGGCCCGTTGACTGGAGCCATAGCAGGCTCCGTGGGCTCGGCCCTGGCTGACCTGGTCCTGGGGGTTCCCGTCTGGGCCCCCTTCAGTTTCGTGATAAAGGGCTTCGAAGGCTTTGTGGTGGGGTTTCTCTCAGGCCAGGCGGAACCGCGCAGGGATGTCGCGGCCATGGCCGCAGGGGGCCTGGTGATGATAGCAGGCTATGCGGTGGCGGTTGCCTTCATCGAGGGCCCTCGAATCGTACCGAGAGAGGTGGCGGGGGATCTCGGGCAGGTACTGGTGGGCGGCATCATTGCCTTCCTGGTGACCAATGCCGTGAGAAGGGCCTATCCCGAGGTGGCTGGCTACAGGGAAGGCCC